A window of the bacterium genome harbors these coding sequences:
- a CDS encoding signal recognition particle receptor subunit alpha yields the protein MFDSLTEKFTGLFKDLTGQGKLSEANIKEASAKVRRALLEADVNYTVVKDFAAAVEARALGEDVLTSIT from the coding sequence ATGTTCGACTCCTTAACTGAAAAATTCACCGGGCTTTTCAAGGACCTGACCGGGCAGGGCAAACTCTCCGAGGCCAACATCAAAGAGGCCAGCGCCAAGGTGCGGCGGGCCCTGCTGGAGGCCGATGTCAACTACACAGTCGTCAAGGACTTTGCGGCCGCGGTAGAGGCCAGGGCGCTGGGCGAGGATGTGCTGACCAGCATCACC